From Poecile atricapillus isolate bPoeAtr1 chromosome Z, bPoeAtr1.hap1, whole genome shotgun sequence, one genomic window encodes:
- the LOC131573779 gene encoding large ribosomal subunit protein mL42-like: protein MAMSLRSAWSHLFRMRSVATCKQVPLQNGSVYHACHKSTFSVLPEDYNCKVELAVTSDLKTIVCYHPSLEIPYEHTKPIPRPDPVNNKEENLDQVLKSRLNEKELKNSRGPTIEELSKMFYTTKHRWYPVGQYHRRRKNPNPPKDR from the exons ATGGCAATGTCACTTAGATCTGCGTGGTCCCACCTCTTTCGGATGCGTTCAGTAGCAACCTGTAAGCAGGTCCCACTGCAGA ATGGATCTGTGTATCATGCTTGCCATAAATCTACATTCTCAGTTCTCCCTGAAGACTACAATTG caaaGTGGAACTTGCAGTGACATCCGATTTGAAGACAATTGTCTGCTACCACCCTTCACTTGAGATTCCATACGAGCATACAAAA CCCATACCACGGCCAGATCCGGTGAAtaataaagaagaaaacctcGATCAAGTTTTAAAATCCAGATTGAATGAAAAAGAGCTAAAGAACAGTAGAGGTCCTACAATTGAAGAGCTCAGCAAAATGTTTTACACAACAAAACATCGCTGGTATCCTGTGGGACA gtaTCATAGAAGACGCAAGAATCCTAATCCTCCTAAAGACCGATAG
- the LOC131573778 gene encoding ubiquitin-conjugating enzyme E2 N: MAGLPRRIIKETQRLLAEPVPGIKAEPDESNARYFHVVIAGPQDSPFEGGTFKLELFLPEEYPMAAPKVRFMTKIYHPNVDKLGRICLDILKDKWSPALQIRTVLLSIQALLSAPNPDDPLANDVAEQWKTNEAQAIETARAWTRLYAMNNI, encoded by the exons ATGGCCGGGCTGCCCCGCAGGATCATCAAG GAAACCCAGCGCTTGCTGGCAGAGCCAGTCCCTGGGATAAAAGCAGAGCCAGATGAAAGCAACGCACGCTATTTTCATGTGGTCATTGCAGGTCCACAGGATTCCCCCTTTGAGGGTGGGACATTTAAACTTGAACTATTCCTTCCAGAAGAATATCCAATGGCAGCTCCTAAAGTACGTTTCATGACCAAAATTTACCATCCTAATGTAGACAAGCTGGGAAGAATATGTTTAGATATTTTGAAAG ATAAATGGTCCCCAGCTTTGCAGATTCGTACAGTTCTGCTATCAATCCAGGCTTTGTTAAGTGCTCCCAATCCAGATGATCCACTAGCAAATGATGTAGCTGAGCAATGGAAGACCAATGAAGCCCAAGCCATAGAAACAg cCAGAGCATGGACTAGGCTATATGCCATGAATAATATTTAA